Proteins found in one Streptomyces sp. NBC_00461 genomic segment:
- a CDS encoding SGNH/GDSL hydrolase family protein, with the protein MQTNPTHTSLVAVGDSFTEGMSDLLPDGSYRGWADLLAGRMAAVSPGFRYANLAVRGKLIRQIVDEQVDVAAAMRPDVITLVGGLNDTLRPKCDMGRVRDLLTEAVERLAPSCKQLVLMRSPGRQGPVLERFRPRMEELFTVVDELAARHGAVVADLYGAPSLSDPRLWDVDRLHLTAEGHRRVAEAVWQTLGYDPEDADWHTPMAATPPPGWAMRRAADVRFARQHLLPWIGRRLTGRSSGDGRTGAQFSAELGKAFWVTPVDDTNPGPVTGWRRVGLQGLSDG; encoded by the coding sequence ATGCAGACGAACCCCACACACACCAGCCTGGTCGCGGTCGGCGACTCCTTCACCGAGGGCATGTCGGACCTGCTTCCCGACGGCTCCTACCGGGGCTGGGCCGATCTCCTCGCCGGGCGGATGGCCGCCGTCTCCCCCGGCTTCCGGTACGCGAACCTCGCGGTACGCGGCAAGCTGATCAGGCAGATCGTCGACGAGCAGGTCGACGTGGCGGCGGCCATGCGGCCCGACGTGATCACGCTGGTGGGCGGGCTCAACGACACGCTGCGACCCAAGTGCGACATGGGACGGGTACGGGATCTGCTCACCGAGGCCGTCGAGCGCCTGGCCCCGTCCTGCAAACAGCTGGTGCTGATGCGCAGCCCGGGCCGCCAAGGTCCGGTCCTTGAGCGCTTCCGGCCGCGCATGGAGGAGCTGTTCACCGTCGTCGACGAACTCGCCGCACGGCACGGCGCGGTGGTCGCCGACCTGTACGGAGCACCGTCGCTCAGCGACCCGCGCCTGTGGGACGTGGACCGGCTGCACCTGACGGCCGAGGGGCACCGCAGGGTCGCCGAGGCGGTCTGGCAGACACTCGGCTACGACCCCGAGGACGCCGACTGGCACACGCCCATGGCGGCAACGCCGCCTCCGGGGTGGGCCATGCGGCGGGCGGCGGACGTCCGCTTCGCGCGGCAGCACCTGCTGCCGTGGATCGGCCGCCGTCTGACGGGCCGCTCCTCCGGCGACGGCCGGACAGGCGCCCAGTTCAGCGCTGAGCTGGGCAAAGCCTTCTGGGTCACCCCTGTGGACGACACAAACCCCGGCCCCGTGACGGGCTGGCGGCGGGTGGGGCTCCAGGGCTTGTCCGATGGGTAG
- a CDS encoding RICIN domain-containing protein, with protein MKPAAPALRKLSAVLAMALPAMLLTSLATPTPASAATQATYYVAPDGSDTNAGTITAPFKTLQHARDVVRTVNSNMTGDINVFLRGGNYPVSSTINFTPADSGTNGHQVVYAAYQNEKPVLNGGVPVTGWTQDSGNIWKATLSRDNKLRTLYVNGKRAQMASKTITSAGCYGTYTVTAGQAPWAWESGSQCDGSKYSLSDLPAIASNQDDVEIKSATTWTTAIVGVRQITTSSDGANRVALFQQPGAAIAQGPPNGNFNPSGTHTFMNAFEFLDQPGEFYFNKTTHTVYYYKSPSDDMTSAQVFAPNNVSTLIKIAGTSTTDHARNITFSGLTVEHSDWNLVNVAGSVFRQGQQGNASSTVYAKKNFHAYTYRNVDLPPGIIQIENADGIVLRRNTVQHTGADGISMVNDVTDSQLTGNVTNDIAGSAITVGHPQHVYIGDYTSTNHEKYPVNVEGLCKNISITDNYLYDSAVLFQGSSPVSAYFTESLSVQHNRIEKSPWAGITLGWGWWNFDGSSNSIRPGVPTTTAKNNTISYNQIVDTMQVLGDSAPIYDLGSQPGTEISNNYIQGVPAGHKYGLHPDEGSAYLNFHDNVLDLDPNVAFAINSGTWGKQHDLSITNTYGTVNKINDKNVPNSTIEDVRAYADGVWPSQAYSIAVNSGLEDAYKDIIPQSNLGLQDYALPASTFTGKGVSSIPVRTIGDASRTLWLAPSGTTTFAVGPTMTKAAGTATTITVPPTAGDYRLYVVDAQGIASAASKSLVRQRWAYVDDKDSALTYSSGWSNWNDAQDFKGSENHTSRAGDYVQYSFTGSGVRYLSMKQPNMGKVDVYIDGTLAQAGIDAYASTVTKQTVLFEKTDLAAGPHTIKVVCTGTKNAASTSTVCALDAFASIHFPSKNAFYKVLNKNSGKAIDVSDGSTSAGANIIQWNDTGSQNQRWRWVAVGDGSYEIVNQNSGQLLDVYQASTADGATIVQWTDNNGANQHWTLAAAGNGYYKIKNVNSGKLLSVSGSPTTAGAQLVQSTDTNADSQLWQAVNVD; from the coding sequence ATGAAGCCCGCCGCCCCTGCCCTCCGCAAGCTGTCAGCAGTGCTTGCGATGGCTCTCCCCGCGATGCTGCTGACCTCCCTCGCGACGCCGACCCCGGCCTCGGCCGCGACCCAGGCGACCTACTACGTCGCCCCCGACGGCAGCGACACCAACGCCGGGACGATCACCGCGCCGTTCAAGACCCTGCAGCACGCACGGGACGTCGTGCGCACCGTCAACAGCAACATGACCGGAGACATCAACGTCTTTCTCCGCGGCGGCAACTACCCGGTGAGCAGCACCATCAACTTCACGCCGGCCGACTCCGGAACGAACGGCCACCAGGTCGTGTACGCCGCCTACCAGAACGAGAAGCCCGTCCTGAACGGTGGCGTTCCGGTGACCGGCTGGACACAGGACAGCGGGAACATCTGGAAGGCCACCCTCAGCCGCGACAACAAGCTCCGGACGCTCTACGTCAACGGCAAGCGCGCCCAGATGGCCTCGAAGACGATCACCTCGGCCGGATGCTACGGGACCTACACCGTCACGGCCGGCCAGGCTCCCTGGGCCTGGGAGTCGGGTTCGCAGTGCGACGGATCCAAGTACAGCCTCTCCGATCTGCCCGCCATCGCCTCCAACCAGGACGACGTCGAGATCAAGTCGGCGACGACCTGGACCACGGCCATCGTGGGAGTCCGCCAGATCACCACCAGCTCGGACGGCGCCAACCGCGTGGCCCTGTTCCAGCAGCCGGGCGCGGCCATCGCCCAGGGACCGCCGAACGGCAACTTCAACCCCAGCGGCACCCACACGTTCATGAACGCGTTCGAGTTCCTGGACCAGCCTGGCGAGTTCTACTTCAACAAGACGACCCACACCGTCTACTACTACAAGTCCCCCTCCGATGACATGACGTCGGCGCAGGTCTTCGCGCCGAACAACGTGTCCACCCTGATCAAGATCGCCGGCACCTCCACGACCGACCATGCGCGGAACATCACGTTCTCCGGGCTCACGGTCGAGCACTCCGACTGGAACCTGGTCAATGTCGCGGGCTCCGTCTTCCGGCAGGGTCAGCAGGGCAACGCCAGCTCGACCGTGTACGCGAAGAAGAACTTCCACGCGTACACCTACCGCAACGTCGACCTGCCGCCGGGGATCATCCAGATCGAGAACGCCGACGGAATCGTCCTCCGGCGCAACACGGTGCAGCACACCGGCGCCGACGGAATCAGCATGGTCAACGACGTGACGGACTCGCAGTTGACCGGCAACGTCACGAATGACATAGCCGGATCCGCAATCACCGTGGGACACCCCCAGCACGTGTACATCGGGGACTACACCTCGACCAACCACGAGAAGTACCCGGTGAACGTCGAGGGACTCTGCAAGAACATCTCGATCACGGACAACTACCTCTACGACAGCGCGGTGCTGTTCCAGGGGTCCAGCCCCGTGTCGGCGTACTTCACCGAATCCCTGTCCGTGCAGCACAACCGGATCGAGAAGTCCCCGTGGGCGGGCATCACCCTCGGCTGGGGCTGGTGGAACTTCGACGGTTCGTCGAACTCGATCCGACCGGGTGTGCCGACCACCACAGCGAAGAACAACACCATCAGCTACAACCAGATCGTCGACACGATGCAGGTCCTCGGCGACTCCGCTCCCATCTACGACCTGGGCAGCCAGCCGGGAACCGAGATCAGCAACAACTACATCCAGGGCGTTCCGGCCGGCCACAAGTACGGACTCCACCCCGACGAAGGCTCCGCCTACCTCAACTTCCACGACAACGTGCTCGACCTTGACCCGAACGTGGCCTTCGCCATCAACTCCGGCACCTGGGGCAAGCAGCACGACCTGAGCATCACCAACACCTACGGCACCGTCAACAAGATCAACGACAAGAACGTCCCGAACAGCACCATCGAGGACGTGCGCGCGTACGCGGACGGCGTGTGGCCGTCCCAGGCGTACAGCATCGCCGTGAACTCCGGCTTGGAGGACGCCTACAAGGACATCATCCCCCAGAGCAACCTGGGCCTGCAGGACTACGCCCTGCCCGCGAGCACGTTCACCGGCAAGGGCGTTTCGTCCATCCCCGTCCGCACCATCGGCGACGCGAGCAGGACTCTCTGGCTGGCACCCTCCGGTACGACGACGTTCGCCGTCGGCCCCACCATGACGAAGGCAGCCGGAACCGCGACGACCATCACTGTCCCGCCGACGGCCGGCGACTACCGCCTCTACGTCGTGGACGCCCAGGGGATCGCATCTGCCGCGTCGAAGTCGCTCGTACGACAGCGATGGGCCTACGTCGACGACAAGGACTCTGCTCTCACCTACTCCTCCGGCTGGTCGAACTGGAACGACGCGCAGGACTTCAAGGGGTCCGAGAACCACACGAGCCGGGCGGGCGACTACGTCCAGTACTCGTTCACCGGCTCGGGCGTTCGATATCTCAGCATGAAGCAGCCGAACATGGGGAAGGTCGACGTCTACATCGACGGCACCCTCGCGCAGGCGGGCATCGACGCCTATGCCTCGACGGTGACGAAGCAGACGGTGCTGTTCGAGAAGACGGATCTCGCCGCGGGTCCCCACACGATCAAGGTCGTGTGCACCGGAACGAAGAACGCGGCCTCTACCAGCACCGTCTGTGCGCTGGACGCGTTCGCCTCCATTCACTTCCCCTCCAAGAACGCGTTCTACAAGGTCCTCAACAAGAACAGCGGCAAGGCGATCGACGTCTCGGACGGATCGACCTCCGCCGGGGCGAACATCATCCAGTGGAACGACACCGGGTCGCAGAACCAGCGCTGGCGGTGGGTTGCCGTGGGTGACGGCAGCTACGAGATCGTCAACCAGAACAGCGGTCAGCTGCTGGACGTCTACCAAGCGTCCACAGCGGACGGCGCGACCATCGTCCAGTGGACCGACAACAACGGTGCGAACCAGCACTGGACCCTGGCCGCCGCCGGAAACGGCTACTACAAGATCAAGAATGTGAACAGCGGCAAGCTGCTCTCGGTGTCCGGCTCGCCGACGACAGCGGGCGCTCAGCTCGTGCAGTCGACGGACACGAACGCCGACAGCCAGCTGTGGCAGGCGGTGAACGTGGACTGA
- a CDS encoding ABC transporter permease subunit: protein MEFTPVLHAEWLKIRTLRSLVGGLAAVLLATTLFSALAGADSDGADFDPLFSVFFGVNFGQIAAIAFGTTAVSSEFRGGALRVSLAAVPRRGRWFAAKAVAIAVPVLVVGLVGGAVSLAVGRAALGVKADGLSWSEELRAVVGCGVYLTLMALLAAGLTAVLRSGVATLSILIPFLLIVSFVIGDMSGSVADVLPDRAGQVALHETWTGTLGPWTGLAVTGLWAGVALLAGVWSVRRRDA, encoded by the coding sequence ATGGAATTCACGCCCGTACTCCACGCGGAGTGGCTCAAGATCCGTACCCTGCGGTCGCTCGTCGGCGGCCTCGCCGCCGTGCTGCTCGCCACCACCCTGTTCTCGGCCCTCGCCGGCGCCGACAGCGACGGAGCGGACTTCGACCCGCTGTTCTCCGTCTTCTTCGGCGTCAACTTCGGGCAGATCGCGGCGATCGCGTTCGGTACGACCGCGGTGTCGTCCGAGTTCCGGGGCGGCGCCCTGCGCGTCAGCCTGGCCGCGGTGCCGCGGCGCGGGCGGTGGTTCGCCGCCAAGGCGGTGGCGATCGCCGTACCCGTGCTGGTCGTCGGGCTGGTGGGCGGTGCGGTGAGTCTGGCCGTCGGCAGAGCCGCCCTCGGAGTGAAGGCCGACGGGCTGAGCTGGAGCGAGGAACTGCGCGCGGTCGTCGGCTGCGGGGTCTATCTGACGCTGATGGCGCTGCTCGCGGCGGGACTGACGGCCGTCCTGCGCAGTGGCGTCGCCACCCTGAGCATCCTCATCCCGTTCCTGCTCATCGTCTCCTTCGTCATCGGCGACATGTCCGGTTCCGTCGCGGACGTCCTGCCGGACCGGGCGGGCCAGGTGGCGCTCCACGAGACATGGACCGGCACGCTCGGACCGTGGACAGGGCTTGCGGTGACGGGGCTGTGGGCGGGGGTCGCGCTGCTGGCCGGGGTGTGGAGCGTGCGGCGCCGGGATGCCTGA
- a CDS encoding ABC transporter ATP-binding protein yields the protein MTRIDVDNLTKEYGTRRAVDHLTFTVHPGKVTGFLGPNGAGKSTTMRLVLGLDRPTSGTATVGGRAYATLREPLRHVGALLDADAAHGSRTGRDHLRALAASNRIPRRRVDEVLAQAGLSSVARRRVKTYSLGMRQRLGIAAALLGDPEVVMLDEPSNGLDPEGIVWIRALLRRLAGEGRTVLVSSHLMNETASFADHLVVLGRGRLLADTPMREFIDARVQPRVRIRTTDATALKSVLARHGHDAVEHVDGHWIVDHARVDDIGRLVSAAGVPVLELASEEGTLEQAYLDLTGAETEFTAQPQEA from the coding sequence ATGACCAGAATCGACGTCGACAACCTCACCAAGGAGTACGGCACCCGGCGGGCCGTGGACCACCTCACCTTCACCGTCCACCCCGGCAAGGTCACCGGCTTCCTCGGCCCCAACGGCGCCGGAAAGTCCACCACCATGCGGCTCGTGCTCGGCCTCGACCGGCCGACCTCCGGTACCGCCACGGTCGGCGGCCGCGCCTACGCCACGCTCCGCGAACCGCTGCGCCACGTCGGCGCCCTGCTCGACGCGGACGCCGCGCACGGCTCCCGTACCGGCCGGGACCATCTGCGCGCACTGGCCGCGAGCAACCGCATCCCGCGGCGCCGGGTGGACGAGGTACTGGCGCAGGCCGGGCTGTCGTCGGTGGCGCGCCGACGGGTGAAGACGTACTCCCTCGGCATGCGCCAGCGCCTCGGGATCGCCGCCGCACTGCTGGGCGACCCCGAGGTGGTCATGCTCGATGAACCCTCCAACGGCCTCGACCCCGAAGGCATCGTCTGGATCCGCGCGTTGCTGCGCCGGCTCGCGGGCGAGGGGCGCACCGTGCTGGTCTCCAGCCACCTCATGAACGAGACCGCGTCGTTCGCCGACCATCTGGTGGTCCTGGGACGTGGACGTCTGCTGGCCGACACCCCGATGCGGGAGTTCATCGACGCGCGCGTGCAGCCACGTGTGCGGATCCGGACGACGGACGCCACCGCCCTCAAGAGCGTCCTGGCACGGCACGGACACGACGCGGTGGAGCACGTGGACGGGCACTGGATCGTGGACCACGCACGCGTGGACGACATCGGGCGCCTCGTCTCCGCCGCCGGCGTGCCGGTCCTCGAACTCGCCTCGGAGGAAGGCACGTTGGAGCAGGCGTATCTGGACCTCACCGGCGCAGAGACCGAGTTCACCGCACAGCCCCAGGAGGCCTGA
- a CDS encoding hemolysin family protein, with translation MTEVLLLLVAILLSLACGAFVAAEFSLTTVERGALERAAERGERGASGALKAVRSLTFQLSGAQLGITVTNLVVGMLSEPSIAKLIAGPLEALGISHSVASSLALVLGTALSTLFLMVVGELVPKNWAISSPLAVAKRVGNAQRLFSAAFRPFISHLNNTANRVVRRFGLEPTEELASARGPKELAALARHSAREGALEADTAELFVRTLNLADLTAENVMTPRVQVIALEVQATCADVANATRATGLSRFPVYRGNLDSVVGTAHIKDVLAIPVERRTRTPVSDLMREPLLVPESLTVDRLLDRLSGKRTMAVVIDEYGGTAGVATLEDIVEEVVGEVRDEHDPHETPDLAPAGSDDEGRSLYSADGSARVDQLARVGLRAPEGPYETLAGLVAAELGRIPAVGDRVEVAGWRLDVVDASGRRAARVLMHAPLDGADGRDHTMDEQGDAR, from the coding sequence ATGACCGAAGTGCTCCTCCTGCTGGTGGCGATCCTGCTGTCGCTGGCCTGTGGCGCTTTCGTCGCGGCCGAGTTCTCGCTGACCACGGTCGAGCGGGGCGCACTGGAGCGGGCGGCGGAGCGCGGCGAGCGGGGCGCTTCGGGCGCCCTGAAGGCCGTGCGGAGTCTGACGTTCCAGCTCTCCGGCGCCCAGCTGGGCATCACCGTCACCAACCTGGTCGTCGGCATGCTCTCCGAACCGTCGATCGCGAAGCTCATCGCGGGTCCGCTGGAGGCACTCGGCATCTCGCACTCAGTGGCGAGCTCACTCGCCCTGGTGCTCGGTACTGCCCTGTCGACCCTGTTCCTGATGGTCGTCGGCGAGCTGGTGCCCAAGAACTGGGCGATCTCCTCGCCGCTGGCCGTCGCCAAGCGGGTGGGCAACGCGCAGCGCCTGTTCAGCGCGGCCTTCCGCCCCTTCATCAGCCACCTGAACAACACCGCGAACCGTGTGGTGCGCCGCTTCGGCCTGGAGCCCACCGAGGAGCTGGCCTCCGCGCGCGGCCCCAAGGAGCTGGCGGCGCTGGCCCGGCACTCCGCCAGGGAGGGCGCCCTGGAGGCGGACACCGCCGAGCTGTTCGTACGGACGCTCAACCTCGCCGACCTGACCGCGGAGAACGTGATGACGCCCCGCGTCCAGGTCATCGCCCTGGAGGTACAGGCGACCTGCGCAGACGTGGCGAACGCGACCCGGGCGACCGGGCTGTCCCGGTTCCCGGTCTACCGCGGCAACCTCGACTCGGTCGTGGGCACCGCGCACATCAAGGACGTCCTGGCGATACCGGTCGAACGCCGCACCCGCACCCCTGTCTCCGACCTGATGCGCGAGCCGCTCCTCGTCCCGGAGTCCCTCACCGTCGACCGGCTGCTCGACCGGCTCTCCGGCAAGCGCACCATGGCCGTCGTCATCGACGAGTACGGCGGCACGGCGGGCGTGGCCACGCTGGAGGACATCGTTGAGGAGGTCGTCGGCGAGGTGCGGGACGAGCACGATCCGCACGAGACGCCCGACCTGGCCCCCGCGGGCAGTGACGACGAGGGCCGGTCGCTGTACTCGGCCGACGGTTCGGCGCGGGTGGACCAGCTCGCGCGCGTGGGGCTGAGGGCGCCGGAAGGACCGTACGAGACGCTGGCCGGTCTCGTGGCGGCGGAGCTGGGCCGTATCCCTGCCGTGGGTGACCGCGTGGAGGTCGCCGGCTGGCGGCTCGACGTCGTGGACGCCTCGGGGCGCCGGGCCGCGCGGGTGCTGATGCACGCACCGCTGGACGGCGCGGACGGCCGGGACCACACGATGGACGAGCAGGGGGACGCCCGATGA
- a CDS encoding GNAT family N-acetyltransferase, with product MSDLRIRHAALSDIDTVLQFWRDAAEGTSISDDHDGVARLITRDPEALLLAERDGLLTGTVIAGFDGWRCSAYRLAVHPDHRRLGIATALLDAAEQRFAALGGRRVDAMVLEANEQAHHTWTAAGYHREDHWRRWVKPL from the coding sequence ATGAGTGATCTTCGCATCCGCCACGCCGCCCTCTCGGACATCGACACAGTGCTGCAGTTCTGGCGCGACGCCGCGGAAGGAACGAGTATCAGCGACGACCACGACGGAGTGGCCCGACTCATCACACGAGACCCCGAAGCCCTGCTCCTCGCAGAGCGCGACGGCCTCCTCACCGGAACCGTCATAGCCGGCTTCGACGGATGGCGATGCTCCGCCTACCGACTCGCCGTACACCCGGACCACCGCCGGCTGGGCATCGCCACCGCCCTGCTGGACGCAGCAGAACAACGATTCGCCGCCCTCGGCGGACGACGCGTCGATGCCATGGTCCTGGAAGCCAACGAACAGGCACACCACACGTGGACAGCGGCTGGATACCATCGCGAGGACCACTGGCGACGCTGGGTCAAGCCGCTGTAA
- the mug gene encoding G/U mismatch-specific DNA glycosylase, with product MTRFTQAELEAARDRLVPDVVADGLGVLFCGINPGLMTAATGHHFARPGNRFWPVLHLSGFTPRLLKPSEQGKLLSYGLGITNVVARASARADELSAQEYRDGGRQLALKVARLRPRWLAVVGVTAYRAAFDDRKAQVGPQERTIGETRVWVLPNPSGLNAHWTAETMAEEFGRLRVRAGLSQ from the coding sequence CTGACCCGCTTCACCCAGGCGGAACTGGAGGCCGCCCGCGACCGCCTCGTCCCGGACGTGGTCGCGGACGGCCTCGGTGTCCTGTTCTGCGGCATCAACCCCGGGTTGATGACGGCGGCGACGGGCCACCACTTCGCCCGGCCGGGCAACCGCTTCTGGCCCGTGCTGCACCTGTCCGGCTTCACGCCCAGGCTGTTGAAGCCGTCGGAACAGGGCAAGTTGCTGTCCTACGGGCTCGGGATCACGAACGTGGTGGCGAGGGCTAGCGCGCGGGCCGACGAGCTGAGTGCGCAGGAGTACCGCGACGGCGGGCGGCAGCTGGCGCTGAAGGTGGCACGACTGCGGCCGCGCTGGCTGGCCGTGGTGGGGGTGACCGCCTACCGGGCGGCCTTCGACGACCGCAAGGCCCAGGTGGGGCCGCAGGAGCGGACGATCGGGGAGACGCGGGTGTGGGTGCTGCCGAATCCGAGCGGACTGAACGCGCATTGGACGGCTGAGACGATGGCGGAGGAGTTCGGGCGGTTGCGGGTCAGGGCGGGTCTGTCTCAGTGA
- a CDS encoding hemolysin family protein yields MTAVQLLIGFATLVVNAFFVGAEFALISVRRSQIEPYAEEGDRRAKSVLWGLQHVSALLAAAQLGITLCTLVLGVVAEPAIAHLLEPVFHAVGVPTGAGHAVSFVIALALATYLHMLLGEMVPKNIALAEPVRSALLLGPPLVTLARALRPVIFTVNAFANTLLKLLRVETKDEVAATFSDAELARIVRDSGEAGLIDDRARERLNDALELGRRPVRDVALPQESVVHARVGITPEELERLSAESGFSRFPVVDEGRRIVGYLHVKDALDASPRDVPFRVRDMRAIARVRENTPLDDVLTAMRGSRTHLAAVLGDDGRLAGLVTMEDVLQELFGQRA; encoded by the coding sequence ATGACCGCCGTACAACTGCTGATCGGCTTTGCGACCCTCGTCGTCAACGCCTTCTTCGTCGGCGCCGAGTTCGCGCTGATCTCCGTCAGGCGTTCGCAGATCGAACCGTATGCGGAGGAGGGCGACCGGCGGGCGAAGAGCGTGCTGTGGGGTCTGCAGCACGTGTCCGCGCTGTTGGCGGCCGCGCAGCTCGGCATCACGCTGTGCACGCTGGTGCTGGGTGTGGTCGCGGAACCGGCGATCGCGCATCTGCTGGAGCCGGTGTTCCACGCCGTGGGCGTGCCGACCGGTGCCGGGCACGCGGTGTCCTTCGTGATCGCGCTGGCTCTGGCGACGTATCTGCACATGCTGCTCGGCGAGATGGTCCCGAAGAACATCGCGCTCGCGGAGCCGGTGCGCAGCGCGCTGCTGCTCGGTCCGCCGCTGGTCACCCTGGCCCGGGCGCTGCGACCGGTGATCTTCACGGTCAACGCCTTCGCGAACACCCTGTTGAAGCTGTTGCGGGTGGAGACGAAGGACGAGGTCGCGGCCACGTTCTCGGACGCCGAGCTCGCCCGGATCGTGCGGGACTCGGGCGAGGCGGGCCTGATCGACGACCGCGCGCGGGAGCGGCTGAACGACGCGCTGGAACTGGGCCGGCGCCCGGTGCGCGACGTGGCGCTCCCGCAGGAGAGCGTCGTCCACGCGCGCGTGGGCATCACGCCGGAGGAGCTGGAGCGGCTGTCGGCCGAGTCGGGCTTCTCCCGTTTCCCGGTGGTGGACGAGGGCCGCCGCATCGTCGGCTACCTGCACGTCAAGGACGCGCTGGACGCCTCCCCCAGGGACGTGCCGTTCCGGGTGCGGGACATGCGGGCCATCGCACGCGTCCGGGAGAACACACCGCTGGACGACGTGCTCACCGCGATGCGGGGCAGCCGAACCCACCTGGCGGCCGTGCTCGGCGACGACGGCCGGCTGGCCGGACTGGTGACCATGGAGGACGTGCTGCAGGAGCTGTTCGGGCAGCGGGCGTGA
- the purB gene encoding adenylosuccinate lyase: MTSAPAKPRIPNVLAGRYASAELATLWSPEQKVKLERQLWLAVLRAQKDLGIEVPDAAIADYERVLDTVDLASVAEREKVTRHDVKARIEEFNDLAGHEHVHKGMTSRDLTENVEQLQIRLSLELVRDRTVAVLARLGKLAGEYGELVMAGRSHNVAAQATTLGKRFATAADELLVAYGRVEELLGRYPLRGIKGPVGTAQDMLDLLGGDAAKLADLEQRIARHLGFSQAFTSVGQVYPRSLDYEVVTALVQLAAAPSSLAKTIRLMAGHELVTEGFKPGQVGSSAMPHKMNTRSCERVNGLMVILRGYASMTGELAGDQWNEGDVSCSVVRRVALPDAFFALDGLLETFLTVLDEFGAFPAVVARELDRYLPFLATTKVLMGAVRAGVGRELAHEAIKENAVASALAMREQGAERNELLDKLAADERIPLDRAQLDALMADKLSFTGAAADQVAAVVGRIEEIVKQHPEAAGYTPGAIL; the protein is encoded by the coding sequence GTGACTTCTGCGCCCGCCAAGCCCCGCATCCCGAACGTCCTCGCCGGACGCTACGCCTCCGCCGAGCTCGCCACGCTCTGGTCGCCCGAGCAGAAGGTGAAGCTGGAGCGACAGCTCTGGCTCGCCGTGCTGCGAGCCCAGAAGGACCTCGGGATCGAGGTGCCGGACGCGGCGATCGCCGACTACGAGCGTGTCCTGGACACCGTCGACTTGGCCTCCGTCGCCGAGCGCGAGAAGGTCACGCGGCACGACGTGAAGGCGCGGATCGAGGAGTTCAACGACCTCGCCGGGCACGAGCACGTGCACAAGGGCATGACCTCCCGCGACCTCACCGAGAACGTCGAGCAGCTGCAGATCCGGCTCTCGCTGGAGCTGGTGCGCGACCGCACGGTGGCCGTCCTGGCGCGCCTGGGCAAGCTCGCGGGCGAGTACGGCGAGCTGGTCATGGCCGGCCGCTCCCACAACGTGGCCGCGCAGGCCACCACCCTCGGCAAGCGCTTCGCGACCGCCGCCGACGAGTTGCTCGTGGCATACGGCCGGGTCGAGGAGCTGCTGGGCCGCTACCCGCTGCGCGGCATCAAGGGCCCAGTCGGCACGGCGCAGGACATGCTGGACCTGCTGGGCGGGGACGCGGCGAAGCTGGCGGACCTGGAGCAGCGGATCGCCCGGCACCTGGGCTTCTCGCAGGCGTTCACCTCGGTCGGCCAGGTCTATCCGCGTTCGCTGGACTACGAGGTCGTGACGGCGCTGGTGCAGCTGGCGGCGGCGCCTTCGTCGCTGGCCAAGACGATCCGGCTGATGGCCGGGCACGAGCTGGTCACCGAGGGCTTCAAGCCGGGCCAGGTCGGTTCCTCCGCGATGCCGCACAAGATGAACACGCGGTCCTGCGAGCGCGTCAACGGTCTGATGGTCATCCTGCGCGGCTACGCGTCGATGACCGGCGAGCTGGCCGGCGACCAGTGGAACGAGGGCGACGTGTCCTGCTCGGTGGTCCGCCGAGTGGCTCTCCCGGACGCGTTCTTCGCTCTGGACGGTCTGCTGGAGACGTTCCTGACGGTGCTCGACGAGTTCGGCGCCTTCCCTGCGGTGGTCGCGCGTGAACTCGACCGCTACCTCCCCTTCCTCGCCACGACCAAGGTGCTGATGGGCGCGGTGCGCGCGGGCGTCGGGCGTGAGCTCGCGCACGAGGCCATCAAGGAGAACGCCGTCGCCTCCGCGCTCGCCATGCGCGAGCAGGGCGCCGAGCGCAACGAACTCCTCGACAAGCTGGCCGCCGACGAGCGCATCCCTCTCGACCGTGCCCAGCTCGACGCCTTGATGGCCGACAAGCTGTCCTTCACCGGTGCCGCGGCCGACCAGGTCGCCGCGGTCGTCGGCCGCATCGAGGAGATCGTGAAGCAGCACCCGGAGGCCGCGGGCTACACCCCGGGGGCGATCCTCTGA